In Prescottella soli, a genomic segment contains:
- the tgt gene encoding tRNA guanosine(34) transglycosylase Tgt, whose amino-acid sequence MSDVVPTPPDPFFTVGTRLPDRLGRTGTIHTPHGDIQTPAFIAVGTKATVKAVLPEAMKDLGAQAVLANAYHLYLQPGPDIVDEAGGLGTFMNWDGPAFTDSGGFQVMSLGVGFKKVLAMEAVGVQSDDVIAEGKQRLAHVDDDGVTFKSHLDGSPHRFTPEVSMQIQHQLGADIMFAFDELTTLLNTRGYQEQSVERTQAWAVRCIAEHEKLTAERAHRPYQALFGVVQGAQYEDLRRQAARGLESIQGVSGRGFDGYGIGGALEKQNLGTIVRWVNEELPEHKPRHMLGISEPDDMFVAIENGADTFDCVNPSRVARNAAIYHPDGRFNINTARFRRDFTPIDDECDCYTCANYTRAYIHHLFKAKEMLASTLCTIHNERFTVRLVDRIRESIEGGYFDEYKAEMLGRFYGSKPSSTGA is encoded by the coding sequence GTGAGTGATGTAGTGCCGACCCCGCCCGACCCGTTCTTCACGGTGGGCACCCGCCTGCCCGACCGCCTGGGCCGCACCGGCACCATCCACACCCCGCACGGCGACATCCAGACCCCGGCGTTTATCGCGGTCGGCACCAAGGCCACCGTCAAGGCGGTGCTGCCCGAGGCGATGAAGGATCTCGGCGCGCAGGCGGTGCTCGCCAACGCGTACCACCTGTACCTGCAGCCGGGACCGGACATCGTCGACGAGGCCGGCGGGCTCGGCACGTTCATGAACTGGGACGGCCCCGCCTTCACCGACAGCGGGGGCTTCCAGGTGATGTCGCTCGGTGTCGGGTTCAAGAAGGTTCTCGCGATGGAGGCCGTCGGCGTCCAGTCCGACGACGTCATCGCCGAGGGCAAGCAGCGACTCGCGCACGTCGACGACGACGGCGTCACGTTCAAGTCGCACCTCGACGGTTCGCCGCACCGGTTCACCCCCGAGGTGTCGATGCAGATCCAGCACCAGCTGGGCGCCGACATCATGTTCGCGTTCGACGAGCTGACGACGCTGCTCAACACCCGCGGCTACCAGGAGCAGTCGGTCGAGCGGACGCAGGCGTGGGCGGTGCGCTGCATCGCCGAGCACGAGAAGCTCACCGCCGAGCGCGCGCACCGGCCGTACCAGGCGCTGTTCGGTGTCGTGCAGGGCGCGCAGTACGAGGACCTGCGCCGGCAGGCCGCCCGCGGGCTCGAGTCAATCCAGGGCGTGAGCGGCCGCGGCTTCGACGGCTACGGCATCGGCGGTGCGCTCGAGAAGCAGAACCTCGGCACCATCGTGCGTTGGGTCAATGAGGAGTTGCCCGAGCACAAGCCGCGGCACATGCTCGGCATCAGCGAGCCCGACGACATGTTCGTCGCGATCGAGAACGGCGCCGACACCTTCGACTGCGTCAACCCGTCCCGGGTCGCCCGCAACGCCGCGATCTACCACCCGGACGGCCGCTTCAACATCAACACCGCGCGGTTCCGTCGGGACTTCACCCCGATCGACGACGAGTGCGACTGCTACACGTGCGCCAACTACACGCGCGCGTACATCCACCACCTGTTCAAGGCGAAGGAGATGCTCGCCTCGACGCTCTGCACCATCCACAACGAGCGGTTCACCGTGCGTCTGGTGGACCGGATCCGGGAGAGCATCGAGGGCGGGTACTTCGACGAGTACAAGGCCGAGATGCTCGGCCGCTTCTACGGCAGCAAGCCGTCCTCGACGGGCGCGTAG
- a CDS encoding queuosine precursor transporter produces the protein MTESVQSPPHASDPASFAPVTRGYYATMVALFTATLLISNICATKGVAFFVDQDVSVGPFQVLPIITDGGFFLFPLAYVVGDVLSEVYGFKATRRAIYIGFGSLLLAAISFWITQQLPSADFYDNEVAFDAVVGVVPRLLIAGLAGYLVGQLLNSAVLVLIKERTREKHLWARLIGSTVVGELADTVIFCSIAAGAIGISTWSDFVNYVIVGFVWKTLVEILVMPVTYRVIAYVKKREPSYAPVEDGLLP, from the coding sequence GTGACAGAGTCAGTACAGTCCCCGCCCCACGCGTCCGATCCGGCGTCCTTTGCGCCCGTCACCCGCGGCTACTACGCCACCATGGTGGCGCTGTTCACGGCGACACTGCTGATCTCCAATATCTGCGCCACCAAGGGGGTGGCGTTCTTCGTCGACCAGGACGTCTCGGTCGGCCCGTTCCAGGTCCTTCCGATCATCACCGACGGCGGATTCTTCCTGTTCCCGCTCGCGTACGTCGTCGGTGACGTCCTCAGCGAGGTGTACGGCTTCAAGGCCACCCGCCGCGCGATCTATATCGGCTTCGGCTCGCTGCTGCTGGCGGCGATCAGCTTCTGGATCACCCAGCAGCTCCCCTCGGCCGACTTCTACGACAACGAGGTCGCATTCGACGCCGTCGTCGGCGTCGTACCGCGGCTGCTGATCGCCGGGCTCGCCGGCTACCTCGTCGGCCAGCTGCTCAACTCGGCCGTCCTCGTGCTCATCAAGGAGCGCACCCGGGAGAAGCACCTGTGGGCGCGGCTCATCGGCTCGACCGTCGTCGGCGAGCTCGCCGACACCGTGATCTTCTGCTCCATCGCCGCCGGTGCGATCGGCATCTCCACGTGGTCGGACTTCGTCAACTACGTGATCGTGGGCTTCGTGTGGAAGACCCTCGTCGAGATCCTCGTGATGCCGGTGACGTACCGGGTGATCGCGTACGTGAAGAAGCGCGAGCCCAGCTACGCGCCCGTCGAGGACGGCTTGCTGCCGTAG
- a CDS encoding acyl-CoA dehydrogenase family protein, with translation MTMEPLDLFGIDALLDEQERDIQGTVRRLVDERLRPRLPEWFESGTLQPEALQEIARDLGALGLFGMHLKGYGCAGTNAVSYGLACLELEAGDSGLRSFVSVQGSLSMFSIHRYGSEEQKQEWLPRLATGEALGCFGLTEPDFGSNPAGMRTRARRDGGDWILDGTKMWITNGSLADVATVWAQTDDGVRGFLVPTDTPGFTANTVHKKLSMRASVTSELVLDGVRVPASAQLPEARGLGAPLSCLNEARFGIVFGALGAARDSLETAIEYAGTREVFDRPLAGYQLTQEKLADMTLELGKGMLLAIQLGRIKDRGEITPDQISVGKLNNVREAIKIARECRTILGANGITLEYSPLRHANNLESVLTYEGTSEMHLLSIGRALTGHAAFR, from the coding sequence ATGACCATGGAGCCGTTGGACCTGTTCGGGATCGACGCCCTGCTCGACGAGCAGGAACGCGACATCCAGGGCACGGTCCGACGGCTCGTGGACGAGCGGTTGCGGCCGCGCCTGCCGGAGTGGTTCGAGTCGGGCACGCTGCAGCCGGAGGCACTACAGGAGATCGCCCGCGACCTCGGCGCACTCGGCCTGTTCGGGATGCACCTGAAGGGCTACGGCTGCGCGGGAACCAACGCCGTCAGCTACGGCCTCGCGTGCCTCGAGCTCGAGGCCGGCGACAGCGGCCTGCGCAGCTTCGTGTCGGTGCAGGGCTCGCTGTCGATGTTCTCGATCCACCGGTACGGCTCGGAGGAGCAGAAGCAGGAGTGGCTTCCCCGCCTGGCGACCGGTGAGGCGCTGGGCTGCTTCGGGCTCACCGAACCGGACTTCGGCTCCAACCCGGCCGGTATGCGCACCCGTGCCCGCCGCGACGGCGGCGACTGGATCCTCGACGGCACCAAGATGTGGATCACCAACGGCAGCCTCGCCGACGTCGCGACCGTGTGGGCGCAGACCGACGACGGGGTTCGCGGCTTCCTCGTCCCCACGGACACACCGGGATTCACGGCCAACACCGTGCACAAGAAGCTGTCGATGCGGGCGTCGGTGACGTCGGAACTGGTGCTCGACGGCGTCCGGGTGCCGGCGTCGGCACAGCTGCCGGAGGCCCGCGGGCTGGGTGCGCCGCTGTCGTGCCTGAACGAGGCCCGGTTCGGGATCGTGTTCGGTGCCCTCGGCGCGGCCCGCGACAGCCTCGAGACGGCGATCGAATACGCCGGTACCCGTGAGGTTTTCGACCGACCGCTGGCCGGATACCAGCTCACGCAGGAGAAGCTCGCCGACATGACGCTGGAGCTGGGCAAGGGCATGCTGCTGGCGATCCAGCTGGGCCGCATCAAGGACCGCGGCGAGATCACGCCCGACCAGATCAGCGTCGGCAAACTCAACAACGTCCGCGAGGCCATCAAGATCGCGCGGGAGTGCCGTACCATCCTGGGCGCCAACGGGATCACGCTCGAGTACTCGCCGCTGCGGCACGCCAACAACCTCGAGTCGGTGCTCACCTACGAGGGCACCAGCGAGATGCACCTGCTGTCGATCGGTCGGGCGCTGACCGGACACGCGGCGTTCCGCTGA
- a CDS encoding ABC transporter ATP-binding protein translates to MPGAPGAPAAKAENFGASMKRLLGRLRPHRVAVSFVLVLAVISVVLSVIGPKLLGHATNLIFDGVVGRQLPEGLTKDQAVEGLRAAGQDQFADMVSGMDLVPGLGIDFSAVGRVLALVLALYIASSLVSWAAAYLLNNIVQGVVRALRNDVERKLNRLPLRYFDATSRGDLLSRVTNDIDNVSQSLQQTLSQLLISTLTVFGILAMMISISPLLALIAVLTVPLSAIVAAKIAKRSKPHFAAVWKTTGELNGQIEESLTGHELVTAYGRHREVDAEFQEKNEQLYQSGFKAQFISGMVMPAIMFLGNLNYVAIAVIGGMRVASGTMSLGDVQAFIQYSRQFTQPLTQIGSMVNLLQSGIASAERVFAVLDEEEESADPDPAASPVVSRGRVEFEDVRFSYDKETPLIEDLSLTAEPGQMVAIVGPTGAGKTTLVNLIMRFYEVDGGRIVLDGTDTSLMTRDDLRSRIGMVLQDTWLFGGSIRDNIAYGHPNATEEQILEAARMSYVDRFVHMLPDGYDTVIDEEGSNISAGEKQLITIARAFISQPSILILDEATSSVDTRTELLVQQATAVLRSDRTSFVIAHRLSTIRDADLIVVMADGRIVEQGSHDELLERRGAYFDLYNSQFAGAVD, encoded by the coding sequence ATGCCGGGTGCCCCCGGGGCGCCGGCCGCCAAGGCGGAGAACTTCGGCGCGTCCATGAAGCGCCTGCTCGGACGGCTGCGCCCGCACCGGGTGGCCGTCTCGTTCGTCCTCGTGCTCGCGGTGATCAGCGTCGTGCTGTCGGTCATCGGCCCGAAGCTGCTCGGCCACGCCACCAACCTCATCTTCGACGGTGTCGTCGGCCGGCAGCTGCCCGAGGGACTCACCAAGGACCAGGCCGTCGAGGGCCTGCGCGCGGCCGGTCAGGATCAGTTCGCCGACATGGTCTCGGGCATGGACCTCGTGCCCGGCCTCGGTATCGACTTCTCCGCCGTCGGCCGGGTGCTGGCGCTGGTGCTGGCGCTGTACATCGCGTCGTCGCTGGTCTCGTGGGCGGCGGCGTACCTGCTCAACAACATCGTGCAGGGTGTGGTGCGGGCACTGCGCAACGACGTGGAGCGCAAGCTCAACCGGCTCCCGCTCCGCTACTTCGACGCGACCTCGCGCGGCGACCTGCTCAGCCGCGTCACCAACGACATCGACAACGTCTCGCAGAGCCTGCAGCAGACGCTGAGTCAGCTGCTGATCTCGACGCTCACGGTGTTCGGCATCCTCGCGATGATGATCTCCATCTCGCCGCTGCTGGCGCTCATCGCGGTGCTCACGGTGCCGCTGTCCGCGATCGTCGCGGCCAAGATCGCCAAGCGGTCCAAGCCGCACTTCGCGGCGGTGTGGAAGACCACCGGTGAGCTCAACGGCCAGATCGAGGAGTCGCTCACCGGCCACGAACTGGTCACCGCCTACGGGCGTCACCGCGAGGTCGACGCCGAGTTCCAGGAGAAGAACGAGCAGCTGTACCAGTCGGGGTTCAAGGCGCAGTTCATCTCCGGCATGGTGATGCCGGCGATCATGTTCCTCGGCAACCTGAACTACGTCGCCATCGCCGTCATCGGCGGCATGCGGGTCGCGTCGGGCACCATGAGCCTGGGCGACGTGCAGGCGTTCATCCAGTACTCGCGCCAGTTCACGCAGCCGCTCACCCAGATCGGCTCGATGGTGAACCTGCTGCAGTCGGGCATCGCGTCGGCCGAGCGTGTGTTCGCGGTCCTCGATGAGGAGGAGGAGTCCGCGGATCCGGATCCCGCCGCCAGCCCGGTGGTTTCGCGCGGGCGCGTCGAGTTCGAGGACGTCCGGTTCAGCTACGACAAGGAGACCCCGCTCATCGAGGACCTGTCGCTGACGGCCGAGCCGGGGCAGATGGTCGCGATCGTGGGCCCCACGGGCGCAGGCAAGACGACGCTGGTGAACCTGATCATGCGGTTCTACGAGGTCGACGGCGGGCGCATCGTGCTCGACGGCACCGACACCTCGCTGATGACGCGCGACGACCTGCGCTCGCGGATCGGCATGGTGCTGCAGGACACGTGGCTGTTCGGCGGCAGCATCCGCGACAACATCGCGTACGGCCACCCGAACGCCACCGAGGAGCAGATCCTCGAGGCCGCCCGGATGAGCTACGTCGACCGGTTCGTGCACATGCTGCCCGACGGCTACGACACGGTCATCGACGAAGAGGGCAGCAACATCAGCGCCGGTGAGAAGCAGCTGATCACGATTGCCCGCGCGTTCATCTCGCAGCCGTCGATCCTGATCCTCGACGAGGCCACCAGCTCCGTCGACACCCGCACCGAGCTGCTGGTGCAGCAGGCAACGGCGGTGCTGCGCAGCGACCGCACGAGCTTCGTGATCGCACACCGGCTGTCCACGATCCGCGACGCCGACCTGATCGTCGTCATGGCCGACGGCCGGATCGTCGAGCAGGGCAGCCACGACGAGCTGCTCGAGCGGCGTGGCGCGTACTTCGACCTGTACAACAGCCAATTCGCGGGGGCGGTGGACTGA
- the ctaD gene encoding aa3-type cytochrome oxidase subunit I: MATVASKPVAVRPFPSRWARKGEFIYRVITTTDPKMLGIMYLITSFAFFMIGGLLALLMRAELARPGLQFLSNEQYNQLFTMHGTIMLLLYATPIVFGFANYILPLQIGAPDVAFPRLNAFSYWAFLFGGIIATAGFVTPGGAADFGWTAYSPLTSDLHAPGMGANLWIMGLALSGLGTILGAVNMITTVICLRAPGMTMFRMPIFTWNVFITSILILVAFPILTSALMGLFAERVAGANVYAPATGGVLLWQHLFWFFGHPEVYIVALPFFGIVSEIFPVFSRKPIFGYTGLVYATIAISALSIAVWAHHMYATGAVLLPFFSFMTFLIAVPTGVKFFNWIGTMWRGQLTFETAMLFAVGFLVTFLFGGLSGVLLASPPIDFHVTDSYFVVAHFHYVLFGTIVFATYAGIYFWFPKMTGRMLDERLGKWHFWMTFIGFHTTFLVQHWLGAEGMPRRYADYLPSDGFTGLNEISTIGSFILGASTLPFLWNVFKSYRFGQVVTVDDPWGYGNSLEWATTCPPPRHNFTELPRIRSERPAFELHYPHMVDRLRAEAHVGPGSAGRKVTAVIESSDREADTDRTPLPEEEHYKPGDEK; encoded by the coding sequence GTGGCGACCGTAGCATCCAAACCTGTTGCTGTTCGGCCATTTCCGAGCCGATGGGCCCGCAAAGGCGAGTTCATCTATCGCGTGATCACGACGACCGATCCCAAGATGCTCGGGATCATGTACCTGATCACGTCGTTCGCGTTCTTCATGATCGGCGGTCTGCTGGCGCTGCTGATGCGCGCGGAGCTTGCGCGGCCGGGGCTGCAGTTCCTGTCGAACGAGCAGTACAACCAGCTGTTCACGATGCACGGCACGATCATGCTGCTGCTGTATGCGACGCCGATTGTGTTCGGGTTCGCCAACTACATCCTGCCGCTGCAGATCGGTGCCCCGGACGTGGCGTTCCCGCGACTCAATGCCTTCAGCTACTGGGCATTCCTGTTCGGCGGCATCATCGCGACCGCCGGCTTCGTCACCCCGGGTGGTGCGGCCGACTTCGGGTGGACGGCATACTCGCCGTTGACGAGTGACCTGCATGCGCCCGGGATGGGGGCCAACCTGTGGATCATGGGGCTCGCGCTCAGCGGCCTCGGCACGATCCTGGGCGCGGTCAACATGATCACCACCGTGATCTGCCTGCGTGCGCCCGGCATGACCATGTTCCGGATGCCGATCTTCACGTGGAACGTCTTCATCACCAGCATCCTGATCCTGGTGGCGTTCCCGATCCTCACGTCGGCGCTGATGGGCCTGTTCGCCGAACGGGTGGCCGGCGCCAACGTCTACGCACCCGCGACGGGCGGCGTGTTGCTGTGGCAGCACCTGTTCTGGTTCTTCGGCCATCCCGAGGTGTACATCGTCGCGCTGCCGTTCTTCGGTATCGTCTCGGAGATCTTCCCGGTCTTCTCGCGTAAGCCGATCTTCGGTTACACGGGGCTCGTGTACGCCACGATCGCGATCTCCGCGCTGTCCATCGCGGTGTGGGCGCACCACATGTATGCGACGGGTGCGGTTCTGCTGCCGTTCTTCTCGTTCATGACGTTCCTCATCGCGGTCCCGACGGGCGTGAAGTTCTTCAACTGGATCGGCACCATGTGGCGTGGGCAGCTCACATTCGAGACCGCGATGCTGTTCGCGGTCGGGTTCCTGGTGACGTTCCTCTTCGGTGGCCTGTCCGGTGTGCTGCTGGCGAGCCCGCCGATCGACTTCCACGTCACCGACTCGTATTTCGTGGTCGCACACTTCCACTACGTGCTGTTCGGCACCATCGTGTTCGCGACCTACGCGGGCATCTACTTCTGGTTCCCGAAGATGACCGGCCGCATGCTCGACGAGCGCCTCGGCAAGTGGCACTTCTGGATGACGTTCATCGGTTTCCACACGACGTTCCTCGTGCAGCACTGGCTGGGCGCCGAGGGCATGCCGCGCCGCTACGCGGACTACCTGCCGTCCGACGGCTTCACCGGGCTCAACGAGATCTCCACGATCGGCTCGTTCATCCTGGGCGCCTCGACGCTGCCGTTCCTGTGGAACGTCTTCAAGAGCTACCGCTTCGGGCAGGTCGTGACCGTCGACGACCCGTGGGGGTACGGCAACTCGCTCGAGTGGGCGACGACGTGCCCGCCGCCGCGGCATAACTTCACCGAGCTACCCCGGATCCGTTCGGAGCGACCGGCATTCGAGCTGCACTACCCGCACATGGTGGACCGGCTGCGGGCGGAGGCCCACGTGGGCCCGGGCAGCGCGGGCCGTAAGGTGACGGCGGTCATCGAGAGCAGCGACCGCGAGGCGGACACCGACCGCACGCCGTTGCCGGAGGAGGAGCATTACAAACCCGGCGACGAGAAATGA
- a CDS encoding PPOX class F420-dependent oxidoreductase: MAVATAEYVSREQLLDFIRPRHRSVLITRKRSGGLQISPVTSGLDAEGRIVVSTYPQRAKAVNLRHDPHVSVCVLSDEFNGAYVQVDGTAEVLDMPDALEPLVEYFRCISGEHPDWDEYREAMRKQDKSLIRITIDEWGPVATGGFPPNLARD; encoded by the coding sequence ATGGCCGTCGCCACCGCCGAATACGTCAGTCGCGAGCAGTTGCTCGACTTCATCCGTCCCCGCCATCGCAGTGTCCTCATAACTCGCAAAAGGTCGGGCGGACTTCAGATTTCGCCGGTCACATCGGGCCTCGACGCGGAGGGACGGATCGTCGTCTCGACATATCCGCAGAGGGCCAAGGCCGTCAACCTCCGTCACGACCCGCACGTGAGCGTGTGCGTGCTCTCCGACGAGTTCAACGGGGCGTACGTGCAGGTCGACGGCACCGCGGAGGTCCTCGACATGCCCGACGCACTCGAACCGCTCGTCGAGTACTTCCGTTGCATCTCGGGCGAACACCCCGACTGGGACGAGTACCGCGAGGCGATGCGCAAGCAGGACAAGAGCCTCATCCGGATCACGATCGACGAGTGGGGCCCGGTCGCGACCGGGGGCTTCCCGCCGAACCTCGCGCGCGACTAG
- the gluQRS gene encoding tRNA glutamyl-Q(34) synthetase GluQRS, translating into MPKQVDGTTHAGRFAPSPSGDLHLGNLRTALLAWLFARSTGRRFLVRVEDLDRVRPGAEERQLADLATIGLDWDGDVVHQSARLPLYDAAIARLQRAGLTYECFCTRKEILQAASAPHAPAGAYPGTCRNLTDAERDERRASGRPPALRLRAGTDKFTVEDELHGRYTGTVDDLVLRRGDGTPAYNLAVVVDDAAQGIDQVVRGDDLLSSAPRQAYLAGLLGLPAPTYAHVPLALNAEGKRLAKRDGAVTLADQAELGQTPADVLAALARSLGMAADGEIVTLTQLLDRWDPESVPADPWIFHG; encoded by the coding sequence ATGCCGAAACAGGTCGACGGAACCACCCATGCGGGACGATTCGCTCCCAGCCCGTCCGGCGACCTGCATCTGGGCAACCTGCGCACGGCTCTGCTCGCCTGGCTGTTCGCCCGCTCCACCGGGCGCCGGTTCCTCGTGCGCGTCGAGGATCTGGACCGCGTCCGGCCCGGTGCCGAGGAGCGGCAACTCGCCGACCTCGCCACGATCGGACTGGACTGGGACGGCGACGTGGTGCATCAGTCGGCGCGGCTGCCGCTGTACGACGCCGCGATCGCGCGACTGCAGCGCGCCGGACTCACGTACGAATGTTTCTGCACGCGTAAGGAAATCCTGCAGGCGGCCTCCGCTCCGCACGCACCGGCCGGTGCGTATCCGGGCACATGCCGCAATCTGACCGACGCCGAGCGCGACGAGCGCCGGGCGAGCGGCCGGCCGCCGGCGCTGCGACTGCGGGCGGGCACGGACAAGTTCACGGTCGAGGACGAGTTGCACGGCCGCTACACCGGCACCGTCGACGACCTGGTGCTCCGACGCGGCGACGGGACACCCGCCTACAACCTCGCGGTGGTGGTCGACGACGCCGCGCAGGGCATCGACCAGGTGGTCCGCGGCGACGACCTGCTGTCGTCGGCACCCCGCCAGGCCTACCTCGCCGGGCTGCTGGGCCTGCCCGCGCCGACGTACGCGCACGTGCCCCTCGCCCTCAACGCCGAAGGGAAACGTCTGGCCAAACGCGACGGCGCGGTCACCCTCGCCGACCAGGCCGAGTTGGGACAGACCCCCGCCGACGTCCTGGCGGCGCTCGCCCGGTCGCTCGGCATGGCCGCTGACGGCGAGATCGTTACTCTCACTCAGCTTCTCGATCGGTGGGATCCTGAGAGTGTTCCCGCGGACCCGTGGATATTCCACGGCTGA
- a CDS encoding class I SAM-dependent methyltransferase, with product MSESLVAKEADRALKAKHRAVWASGDYAAVAADVIPDLGAVLVRASGVHSGQRVLDVGAGTGNAAIPAALTGADVVASDLTPELFDAGRRLAAKRGAELAWQAADAEALPFGDAEFDAVLSCLGVMFAPHHQAGADELVRVCKPGGTIGLLSWTPDSFIGRMFAAMKPYAPAPPPGAQPPPLWGDEAHVRELLGGRVTDVVAQRDTVRVDHFDSPEAFRDYFKANYGPTIAVYKAISGDEDGAAKGAALDAALADLARQFGVGGDRFAMDWEYLLLTAHRRA from the coding sequence ATGAGCGAATCACTTGTTGCGAAGGAAGCCGACCGCGCGCTCAAGGCCAAGCACCGTGCGGTGTGGGCGTCCGGCGACTACGCGGCCGTCGCGGCGGACGTCATTCCGGACCTGGGTGCGGTCCTCGTCCGAGCATCGGGAGTGCACAGCGGACAACGGGTGCTCGACGTGGGCGCTGGAACCGGCAACGCGGCGATCCCGGCCGCGCTGACCGGTGCCGATGTCGTCGCGTCGGATCTCACGCCCGAACTGTTCGACGCAGGACGGCGGCTCGCCGCCAAGCGCGGCGCCGAACTCGCATGGCAGGCCGCCGACGCGGAGGCACTGCCGTTCGGTGACGCCGAGTTCGACGCCGTGCTGTCCTGCTTGGGTGTGATGTTCGCGCCGCATCACCAGGCCGGCGCCGACGAACTGGTCCGCGTGTGTAAGCCGGGCGGCACCATCGGGCTGCTCAGCTGGACGCCGGACAGCTTCATCGGTCGGATGTTCGCGGCCATGAAGCCGTACGCGCCGGCGCCCCCGCCCGGTGCGCAGCCGCCGCCGCTGTGGGGCGACGAAGCTCACGTCCGCGAACTGCTCGGGGGCCGGGTCACCGACGTCGTCGCGCAGCGCGACACCGTCCGGGTGGATCATTTCGACAGTCCCGAGGCGTTCCGCGACTACTTCAAGGCCAACTACGGGCCGACGATCGCGGTGTACAAGGCGATATCCGGCGACGAGGACGGTGCCGCCAAGGGCGCGGCGCTCGACGCGGCACTCGCCGACCTGGCCCGACAGTTCGGCGTCGGCGGGGATCGGTTCGCGATGGACTGGGAGTACCTGCTGCTCACCGCCCACAGGCGGGCGTAG
- a CDS encoding hydroxylase, giving the protein MGHVLDRIEQYADEIRADGVEGDKLMRLPDANAKRLREAGVVRMLQPKGHGGFEVHPREFAETAMAIGAMDGATGWVGGVVGVHSWELAFFDPKAQDEVWGKDPDTWMASPYAPMGVAVPTDGGYILNGRWSFSSGTDHCQWVMIGAAVGDRDGNRLMPPQILHVLLPRSDYEIDHDSWDVVGLRGTGSKDLIVKDAFVPTHRTLDAAKVFDGTAPKEAGRSETLYNFPFSCIFPLGITSSLLGMAEGALACHMAAQRTRITVAGTATREDPHVLFAIGDAAAEIAASRAALLSTVDRFWDMTERGEEVTFEQRAVGRRTQTAAAWRAVRAVDEVFARSGGGALQMKTPMQRFWRDAHAGLTHAIHVPGSIFYASALTELGGEPQGIHRAMI; this is encoded by the coding sequence ATGGGACACGTCCTGGATCGGATCGAGCAGTACGCCGACGAGATTCGCGCCGACGGCGTCGAGGGCGACAAGCTGATGCGCCTGCCCGACGCCAACGCCAAGAGGCTTCGGGAAGCCGGTGTCGTCCGCATGCTGCAGCCGAAGGGCCACGGCGGATTCGAGGTGCACCCCCGAGAGTTCGCGGAGACCGCCATGGCGATCGGCGCGATGGACGGCGCTACCGGCTGGGTCGGCGGCGTCGTGGGCGTCCATTCCTGGGAGCTCGCGTTCTTCGACCCGAAGGCCCAGGACGAGGTCTGGGGCAAGGACCCCGACACCTGGATGGCCTCGCCGTACGCGCCGATGGGTGTCGCGGTGCCGACCGACGGCGGCTACATCCTCAACGGGCGCTGGTCGTTCTCGTCGGGCACCGACCACTGCCAGTGGGTCATGATCGGGGCGGCCGTCGGCGATCGGGACGGCAATCGGTTGATGCCGCCACAGATCCTGCACGTGCTGCTGCCCCGCAGCGACTACGAGATCGACCACGACAGCTGGGACGTCGTCGGCCTGCGCGGCACCGGCAGCAAGGACCTCATCGTCAAGGACGCCTTCGTCCCGACGCACCGCACGCTGGACGCGGCGAAGGTGTTCGACGGCACCGCGCCGAAGGAGGCCGGCCGGAGCGAGACGCTGTACAACTTCCCGTTCTCGTGCATCTTCCCGCTCGGCATCACCTCGTCCCTGCTCGGTATGGCCGAGGGCGCGCTGGCGTGCCACATGGCGGCGCAGCGGACCCGAATCACGGTCGCGGGCACGGCCACCAGGGAGGATCCGCACGTGCTGTTCGCGATCGGCGACGCGGCCGCGGAGATCGCCGCGTCACGGGCGGCACTCCTGTCGACCGTGGACCGGTTCTGGGACATGACCGAACGGGGCGAGGAGGTGACCTTCGAACAGCGGGCCGTCGGGCGGCGAACCCAGACCGCGGCCGCATGGCGCGCCGTGCGCGCCGTGGACGAGGTCTTCGCGCGCTCCGGTGGCGGCGCGCTGCAGATGAAGACACCGATGCAGCGGTTCTGGCGGGACGCCCACGCCGGCCTGACGCATGCGATCCACGTTCCCGGGTCGATCTTCTACGCCTCCGCGCTGACCGAACTCGGCGGGGAGCCGCAGGGCATCCACCGCGCGATGATCTGA